In Acidobacteriaceae bacterium, the following are encoded in one genomic region:
- a CDS encoding GGDEF domain-containing protein: MLPATLKKWTIVALLCLPAGAAWPRQPQAPTLETISSIRALTEAEASEHRPVVLEGVVTTLSGWKNSFFLADKTGGISVDRASETPALHQGDRIELRGHTDAGLFAPIVTAHSLSIVGHETLPEPTVRSAADLLGGVRDSQWVALRGIVRVAEVKQLWGHPRLMLTVDIGAGTIVNAVVQDFDPEAIRTLTASQVELRGVSGTVFNNRRQFIGIRLFVASTKDITIERPAPQEPFDLPNRPLNAMLQYKQGSAGVSQIKVTGTVTWSQPGEGLYLQDNNGGSLFVQSGLKRAVPLGTLVEAVGYPGSGAYAPQMENAIFQELGTGQKMEPLKVSAADMIVNREGFLVAPHDSQLVRLSGKLREQFERGDEEILLLQDGESVFSARIPHSQMHRRQYGKGSMLQVTGVALIIVNQVREPRTFTLLMRAQSDIVVLHSAPWWTAQHATWAVFALIGITVLMLGIIAFLRRQAALRSLVVTDQLTGLYNRRGFLAFAQAHWLKAQKTRELMLLIYIDLDLFKQINDTHGHKMGDEALKRVGELLLSSFRKSDVIGRLGGDEFAAVALEGSEELVDELQERIQSEVNATNAKERFPFELCLSLGVVLCDPKQHGGSIEDLLVRADQVMYEQKRQRKAERLAAQ, from the coding sequence ATGCTCCCCGCAACACTCAAGAAATGGACGATCGTCGCACTCCTCTGCCTGCCGGCTGGAGCAGCCTGGCCGCGGCAGCCCCAGGCCCCAACGCTGGAAACGATCAGCAGCATCCGCGCCCTGACCGAAGCGGAAGCGAGCGAGCATCGCCCGGTAGTACTCGAAGGCGTCGTCACCACGCTTTCTGGCTGGAAAAACAGCTTCTTCCTCGCCGACAAAACGGGCGGCATCTCGGTAGACCGCGCATCCGAGACTCCGGCCCTGCATCAGGGCGACCGCATCGAGTTGCGCGGACATACCGACGCCGGGCTCTTTGCTCCCATCGTTACGGCGCATAGCCTCAGCATCGTCGGCCACGAAACCTTGCCGGAGCCCACCGTCCGTTCCGCAGCCGACCTGCTCGGTGGCGTTCGCGACAGCCAGTGGGTTGCGCTCCGCGGCATTGTCCGCGTGGCCGAAGTAAAACAGCTTTGGGGACATCCACGGTTGATGCTCACCGTCGACATCGGCGCAGGCACCATCGTCAACGCCGTCGTTCAGGACTTCGACCCTGAAGCCATTCGTACACTCACGGCCTCGCAAGTAGAGCTGCGAGGCGTCTCCGGAACAGTCTTCAACAATCGCCGCCAGTTCATCGGAATCCGCCTCTTCGTCGCCAGCACCAAAGACATCACCATTGAGCGACCTGCCCCGCAGGAGCCGTTCGACCTGCCCAATCGCCCGCTGAATGCCATGCTGCAGTACAAGCAAGGCAGCGCCGGCGTCAGCCAGATCAAGGTCACCGGCACGGTCACCTGGTCGCAACCGGGAGAAGGCCTCTACCTGCAGGACAACAACGGCGGAAGCCTCTTCGTGCAGAGCGGTTTGAAGCGTGCCGTCCCTCTCGGTACGCTCGTCGAAGCCGTAGGCTACCCCGGCAGCGGAGCCTACGCACCACAGATGGAAAACGCCATCTTCCAGGAGCTGGGCACCGGGCAGAAGATGGAGCCGCTGAAGGTCTCTGCGGCCGATATGATCGTCAACCGCGAAGGCTTCCTCGTCGCTCCCCACGACTCGCAACTGGTGCGCCTGAGCGGCAAACTGCGCGAGCAATTCGAGCGTGGCGACGAAGAGATCTTGCTGCTGCAGGACGGCGAATCCGTCTTCTCCGCCCGCATCCCCCACAGCCAGATGCACCGTCGCCAGTACGGCAAAGGCAGCATGCTGCAGGTGACCGGTGTCGCCCTGATCATCGTCAATCAGGTGCGCGAGCCGAGAACCTTCACCCTGCTAATGCGCGCACAGTCCGACATCGTCGTCCTGCACTCCGCACCGTGGTGGACCGCCCAACACGCCACCTGGGCGGTCTTTGCCCTCATCGGCATCACCGTCCTGATGCTCGGCATCATCGCCTTCCTGCGCAGGCAGGCGGCGTTGCGCTCGCTCGTCGTCACCGACCAGCTCACCGGCCTCTACAACCGCCGCGGCTTCCTCGCCTTCGCCCAGGCACACTGGCTCAAGGCCCAGAAGACCCGCGAGCTGATGCTGCTCATCTACATCGATCTCGACCTCTTCAAACAGATCAACGACACGCACGGCCACAAGATGGGCGACGAAGCCCTGAAACGCGTCGGCGAACTGCTGCTCTCCAGCTTCCGCAAGAGCGACGTCATCGGCCGCTTAGGCGGCGACGAGTTCGCCGCCGTCGCTCTCGAAGGCAGCGAAGAGCTCGTCGACGAACTGCAGGAGAGGATTCAATCCGAGGTCAACGCGACCAACGCGAAAGAACGCTTCCCCTTCGAGCTTTGCCTCAGCCTCGGTGTTGTGCTCTGCGACCCGAAGCAACACGGAGGCAGCATCGAAGATCTGCTCGTCCGAGCCGATCAGGTGATGTACGAACAGAAGCGCCAGCGCAAAGCCGAACGCCTCGCAGCCCAGTAA
- a CDS encoding polysaccharide deacetylase family protein: MSFRLLGAMICLCLLSSTIARAQSGTPAVGSEPAPQIAFTFDDLPAHGPLPPGEDRPEPVREILAALKAANMPPVYGFVNGFRVTQFPYQEHILNAWHAAGQPMGSHTYSHPGLDQLTARSYINDIQRNEEFLRRADEGGDWRWFRYPFLEEGNTLSKRDKVRTWLSLHGYRIAEISMDFQDYNWNDTYARCSVKKDEVAIRHLHDTYLSAASQAVVAFRGLSHTLYGRDVRYILLMHVGAFDAKMLPELLAQFRSEGFEFVTLEKAAADEAYSFDPHQTTKGGSTFLEQVAAARKVNVPDLPDYSVELARMCH, translated from the coding sequence ATGAGCTTCCGTCTGCTGGGCGCGATGATCTGCCTTTGCCTGCTGTCGAGCACGATCGCGCGCGCGCAAAGCGGCACTCCTGCTGTGGGGAGTGAGCCTGCGCCGCAGATAGCGTTCACCTTTGACGATCTTCCGGCGCATGGTCCGCTGCCTCCGGGAGAAGACCGCCCAGAGCCGGTGCGAGAGATTCTGGCGGCGTTGAAGGCCGCGAATATGCCTCCGGTCTATGGCTTCGTCAACGGATTTCGCGTGACGCAGTTTCCTTATCAGGAGCACATTTTGAACGCGTGGCACGCGGCGGGCCAGCCAATGGGCAGCCACACGTACTCGCACCCGGGGCTTGACCAGCTTACTGCGCGGTCCTACATCAACGACATTCAGCGAAACGAAGAGTTTCTGCGTCGCGCAGACGAAGGCGGCGACTGGCGCTGGTTTCGCTATCCGTTTCTGGAGGAAGGGAACACGCTCTCCAAGCGGGACAAGGTGCGTACCTGGCTTTCGCTGCACGGGTATCGTATTGCGGAGATCTCCATGGACTTTCAGGATTACAACTGGAACGACACCTATGCGCGCTGCTCGGTGAAGAAGGATGAGGTTGCGATTCGCCACCTGCATGACACCTACCTGTCTGCGGCGTCCCAGGCTGTTGTGGCCTTCCGGGGGCTGTCGCATACGCTCTATGGCCGGGACGTTCGCTACATTCTGCTGATGCACGTTGGAGCGTTCGACGCGAAGATGCTGCCAGAGCTTCTTGCGCAGTTTCGCAGCGAAGGCTTCGAGTTCGTGACGCTGGAGAAGGCTGCGGCCGACGAAGCCTACAGCTTTGACCCCCACCAGACGACCAAGGGCGGATCGACGTTCCTGGAGCAGGTGGCTGCGGCGCGTAAGGTGAACGTCCCCGATCTTCCGGACTACTCCGTGGAACTGGCCCGTATGTGTCACTAA
- a CDS encoding polysaccharide deacetylase family protein, translated as MKFRALFVAVLLTALSATLAAQQTTPATTPASASATQPKPGQKLGEIAITFDDLPSHGALPPGVTRMDIVKRVLAVIEKEQLPPVTGMVNGARLQWDPKGTKGVLEAWRDAEQPLASHGFTHLNLNEKPLDVWTADVEKNEPLLQKLAAYPEGQPQKQSWKYLRFPYLGEGETPQKRAAARTWLTQHGYLVAEVTMSWGDYAWNETYARCSVKHDDVAIKRLHDTYLAAARQNMWAERIESFNAFGHDIPHVLLLHIGAFDAVMFSELVAQIRADGYKFVSLPQAEMDAAYSTPPNKLDGGGLFEDQVSRAKGLAIPHRDSYEKELAAMCR; from the coding sequence ATGAAGTTTCGAGCCCTTTTCGTCGCTGTTTTGCTGACCGCACTGTCGGCTACTCTTGCTGCCCAGCAAACGACACCTGCCACTACGCCTGCTTCCGCTTCGGCCACGCAGCCCAAGCCCGGGCAGAAGCTGGGGGAGATTGCGATTACGTTTGATGATCTGCCTTCGCATGGAGCGTTGCCGCCGGGCGTGACGCGTATGGATATCGTCAAGCGCGTACTCGCGGTGATAGAGAAAGAGCAGCTTCCGCCGGTGACAGGCATGGTGAACGGGGCGCGGTTGCAGTGGGACCCGAAGGGCACGAAGGGCGTGTTGGAAGCGTGGCGTGATGCCGAGCAGCCGTTGGCCAGCCATGGGTTCACGCATCTGAACCTGAACGAGAAGCCGCTCGACGTCTGGACCGCCGACGTGGAGAAGAATGAGCCTTTGCTGCAGAAGCTCGCAGCCTACCCCGAGGGGCAGCCGCAGAAACAGTCGTGGAAGTATCTGCGCTTTCCGTATCTGGGCGAAGGGGAGACGCCGCAGAAGCGTGCTGCGGCCCGGACGTGGCTGACGCAGCACGGCTACCTGGTGGCCGAGGTGACGATGAGCTGGGGAGATTATGCGTGGAACGAGACGTATGCGCGCTGCTCCGTGAAGCATGATGATGTGGCGATCAAGCGTCTGCATGACACGTATCTGGCTGCGGCCCGGCAGAATATGTGGGCAGAGCGGATTGAGAGCTTCAACGCGTTTGGACACGATATTCCGCACGTTCTGCTGCTGCATATCGGCGCGTTTGATGCGGTGATGTTTTCTGAGTTGGTCGCGCAGATTCGAGCCGATGGCTACAAGTTTGTCTCGCTGCCGCAGGCGGAGATGGATGCGGCGTACAGCACGCCGCCGAACAAACTCGACGGCGGCGGGCTGTTTGAAGACCAGGTGTCGCGCGCCAAGGGGTTGGCAATTCCTCACCGCGATAGCTACGAGAAGGAGCTTGCTGCGATGTGCCGTTAG